The Thermodesulfovibrio thiophilus DSM 17215 nucleotide sequence TTATCCTGGCAATACTGCCAAAGTGTTTAAGTAAAGTAAGTCTTCTTTTTTTACCAACTCCTGCAATCTTTTCAAGAACTGATTCAAATGAAGCTTTTTTTCTTAACTTCTTATGATAGCTAATTGCAACTCTATGTGCCTCATCTCTGATTTTCCTTAAAAGCAGAGATGAAGGTCTTTTATCATCCAGAGATATTTTCCTTCCATCAGAAAATACAAGTCTATCTGGCTCTTTTGCAATTGCAAAAACATTCATTTCTGCTTTTAACTCTTTTACAACTTTGAGAGCTGTATTGAGATGTCCCCTTCCTCCATCAATTAAGATTAATTCAGGTTTTGGTACACCTTCCTGAGTGTCAAATTTAGTAATAACTCTGAAAACAATCTCCCTCATTGAAGAGTAGTCATCAATTCCAGGAGTTTCTTTTATTTTTAAATGTCGGTAGAGGTTTTTGTTAAATGCTCCATCTTCCCAATAAACAAAGCTTCCAACAGAATGAGTTCCAAAAAGTGTTGAAACATCAAAAGCTCCAATTCTTGACGGAGTGTCTCTGAGATTAAGTCTCTCCTTAAGCTCGTTCAGGATTGTTTCATGCGATGAGCTTTTTGATTTTAGATGAATTGTTGCATTGTTCAATGCCATATTGAGCAAAGACTTTTCTTCATTCGTAGTGGGTTTTCTCAATTCAACTATGTCATTTCTTTTGTCTTTAAGCCATTGTTTAATTTCATCTATATTGTCAGGAATACTTTGTAAAACTATGATAGGTGGAGGGATTAAAGCCTCTTTTGAATAGACTGCTTCAATAATTGAAATAGTTAATTCTTCTTTAGTTTCATAAAAAGCCTTTTTTACAATATAATCCTTTGAACCTACAAGCAAACCGTTTCTTACAAAAAGAATATTCACAGATATTTTTGAGTTTTCAGTATAAGTAGCTATAACATCAATGTTTTCAAAGGTTTGTAGTACAACCCTCTGTTCTGTAAAAATTTTTTCGAGCCTTTTAATCTGGTCTCTCACCATTGCAGCTTCCTCAAACTTCAGGTCATCAGAAAGTTTTTGCATTTTCTCATATAGCATGCTTAATAACTGCTTTTTTTGTCCTTTTAAAAATAAAATAACCTCTTCAATGCCTTTCATATATTTTTCCCTGCTGATGAGTTTTGCACAGGGAGCAGGGCATCTTTTCATCTGATATTGCACACATGGTCTTATTGATTTGCTCAGATTATATTTACATGTTCTTATCGGGAAGTTTTTTCTGATAAAAGACAAAGCTTCCCACATTGATTGAGCAGGAACATAAGGACCGAAGTATAAATTTCCATCTTTTTTCGGTTTACGCACAACCTCAATCCTGGGCCATTGTTCAGCTATCGTTATTTTTAAATATGGATAGCTCTTATCATCTCTCAGCAATACATTAAAAGGTGGTTTATACTGTTTTATGAGGTTTGCTTCAAGAACTAAAGCTTCAAATTCGTTTGATGTTACAATATATGAAAAATCCTTAACAAGCTCAACCATTTTTGATTTTCTGGGATCAAGATCACCATGAAAATAGCTTCTTAGCCTGTTTCTCAAAATCTTAGCTTTCCCTACATACAGAATCCTGCCTTTTTTATCTTTGAACAAATATACTCCTGGCAGAGCAGGAACTGTTGCAAGTTCTATCATAATAGTATTTTATCTCAAACTTGCTGTATCCAGATACTTTGAGTCTGAAAAATTGGCTTAAACATACAGCTCTACTATTATATAAACTTGCGATTTTTTATGGATGATTGCTATTATAAAAAGATTTAAAAATTTTGGAGGTGAATTATGAATTTTTTAAATTTCATATCTAATGCTTATGCAATGGGACCTGCTCCACAGGGAGGTGCTGGAGGACAGGGGGATCCGATTATGAGTCTTGTTGCAAGTCTCCTTCCTTTGATTTTAATCATCGTTATTTTCTATTTCCTTCTTATAAGACCGCAGCAGAAAAGGGCAAAACAGCATAGACAGATGCTTGACAATATTAAAAGAGGAGATAAGGTGATAACTGTTGGAGGAGTATACGGTGTTGTTGAAAGCGTGAATCCTAATACTGTAGTTGTTAAGATTGCTGAAAATGTTAAGGTTAAACTATCAAAACAATCAATTGCAGCATTGAGGCCCTCAACTGACGAGGATTAATACTGTTTTATGAGAAAAAGCATTTATTTGCGAATAGTATTAATAGTTTTAACGGTGTTGGTTGCAGTAATTTTCTTTTTGCCGAACACTCCGCTATTTGACTATATGCCACAGTGGTGGAAGAAAAATATGCCTAATAAAGGAATTGTTCTTGGTCTTGACCTAAGGGGTGGTTCTCATCTGATTTTTGAGGTTGACCTCAACAGAGCGCGACAGATAACAGTGGAGAGAATTGGCATGCATCTTCAAAATCTTTTGGACAAGAAAGGACTAAAATCATCCCTCAAGGTTGAAGGAGAAAAGATATATATCCATCCTGGAAATGATGAAATAAAAAAATTAATAAGAGAAAACTATCCAGACCTGTCTCTCTCTGAAAAGGAAAACAGTATTGTAGCTCAGCTCCCAGAGTCTGCTCTTAAAAAAGTTGAAACAAACTCTGTGGAGCAGGCTATTGAGGTAATTAGAAATAGAATTGACCAGCTTGGTGTTAGTGAGCCAACAATACATCGTCAGGGTGAAAATGAAATCGTTGTTCAACTGCCAGGAGTTAAAGACCCCAGGAAAGCTGTTGAAATAATTGGCAAGACAGCTCAACTTGAGTTTAAGCTTCTTGATGAAGAAACTCCTTTATGGAAGGAGCTTCCTTCATTGATAAAAGTTGGAGAGGAAGACGATTTTCTTAAACAATGGAGTACTAAAATTCCTGAGTCTGATGAAATAGTTTTTCAAAAAATTGTAAATAAAGAAACAGGTGAGGTTTATAAAAGGCCTTATATTGTGAAAAAAGAAGCACTTCTTAGAGGTGATCTGCTTGCAGAGGCTCATATAAGCATTGATCAGAGATTTAATGAACCATATGTATCATTAAGATTCAATGATGCCGGAGCAAAAATTTTTGAAGATATTACCGCCAAATATGTCAAACATAGACTTGCCATAATTCTTGATGGGAATGTTTACTCTGCGCCTGTTATTCAGGAAAGAATTGAAGGAGGAAATGCTCAGATTACAGGAAGTTTTTCTCTTGAAGAGGCGAAAGATTTAGCAAT carries:
- the uvrC gene encoding excinuclease ABC subunit UvrC, whose product is MIELATVPALPGVYLFKDKKGRILYVGKAKILRNRLRSYFHGDLDPRKSKMVELVKDFSYIVTSNEFEALVLEANLIKQYKPPFNVLLRDDKSYPYLKITIAEQWPRIEVVRKPKKDGNLYFGPYVPAQSMWEALSFIRKNFPIRTCKYNLSKSIRPCVQYQMKRCPAPCAKLISREKYMKGIEEVILFLKGQKKQLLSMLYEKMQKLSDDLKFEEAAMVRDQIKRLEKIFTEQRVVLQTFENIDVIATYTENSKISVNILFVRNGLLVGSKDYIVKKAFYETKEELTISIIEAVYSKEALIPPPIIVLQSIPDNIDEIKQWLKDKRNDIVELRKPTTNEEKSLLNMALNNATIHLKSKSSSHETILNELKERLNLRDTPSRIGAFDVSTLFGTHSVGSFVYWEDGAFNKNLYRHLKIKETPGIDDYSSMREIVFRVITKFDTQEGVPKPELILIDGGRGHLNTALKVVKELKAEMNVFAIAKEPDRLVFSDGRKISLDDKRPSSLLLRKIRDEAHRVAISYHKKLRKKASFESVLEKIAGVGKKRRLTLLKHFGSIARIKSATEDEIATLPGFNLKLAKKVIDELNKSS
- the yajC gene encoding preprotein translocase subunit YajC, which translates into the protein MNFLNFISNAYAMGPAPQGGAGGQGDPIMSLVASLLPLILIIVIFYFLLIRPQQKRAKQHRQMLDNIKRGDKVITVGGVYGVVESVNPNTVVVKIAENVKVKLSKQSIAALRPSTDED
- the secD gene encoding protein translocase subunit SecD; this translates as MRKSIYLRIVLIVLTVLVAVIFFLPNTPLFDYMPQWWKKNMPNKGIVLGLDLRGGSHLIFEVDLNRARQITVERIGMHLQNLLDKKGLKSSLKVEGEKIYIHPGNDEIKKLIRENYPDLSLSEKENSIVAQLPESALKKVETNSVEQAIEVIRNRIDQLGVSEPTIHRQGENEIVVQLPGVKDPRKAVEIIGKTAQLEFKLLDEETPLWKELPSLIKVGEEDDFLKQWSTKIPESDEIVFQKIVNKETGEVYKRPYIVKKEALLRGDLLAEAHISIDQRFNEPYVSLRFNDAGAKIFEDITAKYVKHRLAIILDGNVYSAPVIQERIEGGNAQITGSFSLEEAKDLAIVLRAGALPAPVKLIQNVTVGPTLGKDSIEAGKMAVIIAALFVALFMIFYYRLSGLIADLALVLNIILLIGALAALNATLTLPGIAGIALAIGMAVDSNVLMFERIREELRLGKTPKASIESGYKKAFWTIFDSHITTLITAAVLFHFGSGPIKGFAVTLTLGVAINLFTALIGTKTVFDFIYIGKERKSLSI